One stretch of Streptomyces peucetius DNA includes these proteins:
- a CDS encoding rhamnogalacturonan lyase: MPRVVGVAASVAAAGCLAVGSLAVASPNGTVGPDGTHGTTMSSLPRPAAALNAGAVTVQAENLDRGLVSVHDGAGNLVSWRLLATDPAGVAFNVYRGGVKVNSAPITGSTNFRHHDAPAHADYQVKAVVNGQEQGSSAHAVQFRGGYLDVPVSRPPGGFGFTYSANDASVGDLDGDGDLDIVLKWDPSNSKDNSQAGVTGSTVVDGYTLQGERLWRIDLGRNIRSGAHYTQFQVFDYDGDGKAEVAMKTADGTRDGRGTVIGNSGADHRNSEGRILSGPEYLTMFSGSTGAALSTVDYVPARGNVCNWGDCYGNRVDRFLAGTAYLNGSTPSLIMARGYYTRSVIAAWDFRNGQLTRRWTFDTNSSTNAGKGYDGQGSHSLSIGDVDGDGRDEVVYGAMAVDDNGHALWTTRTGHGDAQHLADLDPDDPGLEYFKVSESSSQPSSLYIDPANGSIRWRTGSGSDNGRGVAGDIWAGNRGAEMWSAADSSIRDTNGATRGREPSSANFLAWWDGDTTRELLDGTRIDKYGTGGDTRLLTGSGVHSNNGTKATPSLSGDILGDWREEVIWPRSDDNALRIYSTPVATDKRFVTLLQDRMYRTGLAWQNTAYNQPPHPGFFLGG; encoded by the coding sequence GGGACGGTCGGGCCGGACGGCACGCACGGGACGACGATGTCGTCCCTGCCCCGGCCGGCGGCCGCGCTCAACGCCGGCGCCGTCACCGTGCAGGCGGAGAACCTGGACCGCGGACTCGTCAGTGTGCACGACGGCGCCGGCAACCTCGTCAGCTGGCGGCTGCTGGCCACCGACCCGGCCGGAGTCGCGTTCAACGTCTACCGCGGCGGCGTCAAGGTCAACTCCGCGCCGATCACCGGCTCGACGAACTTCCGCCACCACGACGCGCCCGCCCACGCCGACTACCAGGTGAAGGCCGTCGTCAACGGCCAGGAGCAGGGCTCCTCCGCGCACGCCGTCCAGTTCCGCGGCGGCTACCTGGACGTCCCCGTCTCACGGCCGCCGGGCGGCTTCGGGTTCACCTACTCCGCCAACGACGCCTCCGTGGGGGACCTCGACGGCGACGGCGACCTGGACATCGTCCTGAAGTGGGACCCCTCGAACTCCAAGGACAACTCGCAGGCAGGCGTCACCGGAAGCACCGTCGTCGACGGCTACACGCTCCAGGGCGAGCGCCTGTGGCGCATCGACCTCGGCCGCAACATCCGCTCGGGCGCGCACTACACCCAGTTCCAGGTCTTCGACTACGACGGCGACGGCAAGGCCGAGGTGGCGATGAAGACCGCCGACGGCACCCGCGACGGCAGAGGCACGGTGATCGGCAACTCCGGGGCCGACCACCGCAACAGCGAGGGCCGGATCCTGAGCGGCCCCGAGTACCTCACGATGTTCAGCGGCTCCACCGGAGCCGCGCTGTCCACGGTGGACTACGTGCCCGCGCGCGGCAACGTCTGCAACTGGGGCGACTGCTACGGCAACCGCGTCGACCGCTTCCTGGCCGGCACCGCCTATCTGAACGGCAGCACCCCGTCCCTCATCATGGCCCGCGGCTACTACACCCGTAGCGTCATCGCCGCATGGGACTTCAGGAACGGGCAGCTGACCCGCCGCTGGACCTTCGACACCAACAGTTCCACCAACGCCGGCAAGGGGTACGACGGCCAGGGCAGCCACAGCCTCTCCATCGGCGACGTGGACGGCGACGGCAGGGACGAGGTCGTCTACGGTGCGATGGCCGTCGACGACAACGGCCACGCGCTGTGGACCACCCGCACCGGTCACGGCGACGCACAGCATCTGGCCGACCTCGACCCCGACGACCCGGGCCTGGAGTACTTCAAGGTGTCCGAGTCGAGCAGCCAGCCCTCCTCGCTCTACATCGACCCTGCCAACGGCAGCATCCGCTGGAGGACCGGATCCGGCAGTGACAACGGCCGCGGCGTCGCCGGTGATATCTGGGCCGGCAACCGCGGGGCGGAGATGTGGTCGGCCGCCGACTCCTCCATCCGCGACACGAACGGCGCCACGCGCGGCCGCGAGCCGTCGTCCGCCAACTTCCTCGCCTGGTGGGACGGGGACACGACCCGCGAACTGCTGGACGGCACACGCATCGACAAGTACGGCACCGGCGGCGACACCAGGCTGCTGACCGGCTCCGGCGTGCACTCCAACAACGGCACCAAGGCCACGCCGTCGCTGTCGGGCGACATCCTCGGCGACTGGCGCGAGGAGGTCATCTGGCCGAGGAGCGACGACAACGCGCTGCGGATCTACTCCACGCCCGTCGCGACGGACAAGCGGTTCGTGACCCTGCTCCAGGACCGGATGTACCGCACGGGCCTGGCCTGGCAGAACACCGCGTACAACCAGCCGCCGCACCCGGGCTTCTTCCTCGGCGGCTGA
- a CDS encoding N-formylglutamate amidohydrolase — protein sequence MTDTSASFRLLPGAPDSPVILHVPHSSRAVPADVRGGIVLDDAALERELDHITDSHTSGIAAGAAAAAAVTPWRFVNQLSRLVIDPERFPDEREEMLAVGMGAVYTRTTHRADLRAAGFDGQPLIDRYFHPYAAAMTAAVDERLGAVGRAVVIDVHSYPTEPLPYELHGDGPRPPICLGTDAFHTPPELRAAAQKAFAGFGGTGLNSPFAGAYVPLKHYEKDRRVSALMIEIRRDVYMTEPGGPAGPGLGALAEALGELVGAAGTEAVADA from the coding sequence GTGACCGACACCTCGGCGTCCTTCCGCCTCCTCCCCGGCGCCCCCGACTCCCCCGTCATCCTCCACGTCCCGCACTCCTCCCGCGCCGTGCCGGCCGACGTGCGCGGCGGCATCGTGCTCGACGACGCCGCGTTGGAGCGGGAGCTGGACCACATCACCGACTCCCACACCTCCGGGATCGCGGCCGGGGCGGCCGCCGCCGCGGCCGTCACTCCCTGGCGGTTCGTCAACCAGCTGTCCCGGCTGGTTATCGACCCCGAGCGTTTCCCCGACGAGCGGGAGGAGATGCTCGCCGTCGGCATGGGCGCGGTCTACACCCGGACCACCCACCGCGCGGACCTGCGCGCCGCCGGCTTCGACGGGCAGCCGTTGATCGACCGGTACTTCCACCCCTACGCGGCGGCCATGACGGCCGCCGTGGACGAGCGGCTCGGCGCCGTGGGGCGGGCCGTCGTCATCGACGTCCACTCGTACCCGACCGAGCCGCTTCCGTACGAGCTGCACGGCGACGGCCCCCGGCCGCCGATCTGCCTGGGCACGGACGCCTTCCACACCCCGCCGGAGCTGCGGGCCGCGGCACAGAAGGCGTTCGCGGGCTTCGGCGGCACGGGTCTGAACAGCCCGTTCGCGGGCGCGTACGTGCCGTTGAAGCACTACGAAAAGGACCGGCGCGTCAGCGCGCTGATGATCGAGATACGCCGCGACGTCTACATGACCGAGCCCGGCGGCCCCGCCGGCCCCGGCCTGGGCGCGCTCGCGGAGGCACTGGGCGAACTGGTCGGCGCCGCGGGCACCGAGGCAGTCGCCGACGCCTGA
- a CDS encoding DUF6336 family protein, protein MTYTRRTGPEPASAPMTDEGGGRLPRLRFKDVVVRGAVQGLVAVVLLAVGSLFVADHHGRETFLAVVGGFAMAGSGVGVVFGGLFWAVCGGDVRRWRDWRTITGQTGAVTVMAPALVRLGVLALVLFPGAFGLYHLVDNAPYDSFLHGS, encoded by the coding sequence ATGACGTACACCCGGCGGACCGGTCCGGAGCCGGCCTCCGCACCGATGACGGACGAGGGCGGCGGCCGACTGCCGCGACTGCGCTTCAAGGACGTGGTCGTGCGCGGAGCCGTGCAAGGGCTCGTCGCCGTGGTGCTGCTGGCGGTCGGCTCGCTGTTCGTCGCCGACCACCACGGCCGCGAGACGTTCCTGGCCGTGGTGGGCGGGTTCGCCATGGCCGGCTCGGGGGTCGGCGTCGTGTTCGGGGGCCTGTTCTGGGCTGTCTGCGGGGGCGACGTCAGACGGTGGCGCGACTGGCGGACCATCACCGGACAGACCGGAGCAGTGACCGTCATGGCGCCCGCGCTCGTCCGGCTCGGTGTGCTCGCGCTCGTACTGTTTCCCGGGGCCTTCGGCCTCTACCACCTGGTCGACAACGCGCCGTACGACAGCTTCCTCCACGGGTCCTGA